The Schistocerca gregaria isolate iqSchGreg1 chromosome 2, iqSchGreg1.2, whole genome shotgun sequence genome contains the following window.
ctgtgattcatcaacattcactTACTTTCATTTCAGGTGATACGGGCTTGTAATACAATTTGTGTTCACAATGCAGCCACATACGGAACAGCATAAGGTTTATGAGAGTCTGAAACCCGAAGAAGACATTTTTGATTACTACCTGCAAGACATGAAGGAAGAAACAAACACACCAGTCAAATGTCGCTGCTGTGATCATAATGAATACGTAAAGACATGTGATATGCCTGTTAGTCAGAGTGATAAAACTAACTTGTCAGAAGTGTCTTTTTCTGAGAGGAATTCTGTGGAAGCTCACATCTATAAAGAAAAGGATCATcaactatttacagctgaaatgatTCCTGAATCATTTTTTCCAAGTTTTAATTTACTAGTAGGAAATCATAACTCACGTGACATAAAAACGATGACTTCCAAATATCATGAAAACCAAGAAATTCATTCTGAAGTGAGAGATAATATTTACAAGAGGTATGATATAACATCTAGTTCTCAGAGTGAATATGATAGTGATAAAGATTCAATTATGTCAAATGGAATCCTTGATACAGAACATCCTCCTAATTACTCAAATGATTGTCTAAAAAATGCAGGTATTTACACATTGGAAGAAGTTTTAAGAATCACTTCTAGTAAATTAATAAGACTAAAATATCTGTATAAAAAACAACTTGGAACACTTGAATATCATCTGAAGGAAGGTTACAGGAAATACTTATCTCAGAAGAAGCAGGAGAAAGAAATGTGGGGTTCACAAATATTTCCCACACTAATGAAACATGGACACCCAAATTTTGAATTTTCGAAGGCCACTACAAGGTACCATCAACATTCAAGTCTTGCCAAAGAAATGCGTAAATTGCACGATCAAAGAACGGAGGCAGGAATGGCTATCCGTAAACAGAGATTTCGGAAGTGTATATTTACTGAGGGAGGTGTCAGATGCACAGAACAAGTACTTCCCTTGGCAAAGCACTGTATAAAACACATACTCTCTGATTCTAAGCAAATTTTATTTCAAGCATGTGGTTCTGTTAGTGGTGAGGTTGAATGCAGAATACCTGTCCTCACTGTATTCCCAAATACAGCTTGTGTTTATCACACAGATCTAAAGCAATATAGTCCAGACAAGAAGGTAAGACTATTCCTCATAATTCCATATTATTGAAGTTTTTTCATTAACCATAATGCTAGTTTCATTTTTCTCTTGTTCATGGTTCTATGAATATGTCTGgtgttacataaaacacagtatatacagttccgtacagtaaatggcacaactccagtaataaatatagactttgaacagaagtctgtagctaaggtagaattttcaaaatttttaggtgtgtccattgatgagaggttaaactggaagcaacacattgatggtctgctgaaatgtctgagttcagctacgcatgctattagggttattgcaaattttggtgataagaatctcagtaaattagcttactatgcctactttcattcactgcttttgtatggcatcatattctggggtaattcatctttgagtagaaaagtattcattgctcaaaaacgtgtaatcagaataattgctggagcccacccacggtcatcctgtagacatctatttaaggatctagggatcctcacagtaatctcacagtatatatattcacttctgaaatttgttgttaataatccatcccagttcaaaagtaatagcagtgtgcatagctataacaccaggagaaaggatgatcttcactatgcagttttaaatctgactttggcacagaaaggggtgaattatgctgccacaaaagtctttggtcacctaccaaacagcaccaaaaacctgacagacagtcaaccaacatttaaaaataaattaaaagaatttctagatgacaactccttctactcattggctgaatttttagatataaattaagggagggaaaaaaaactaacttaaaaattagtgtcatgcaatattttgtgtaatgtaatatcgtgtacagacatctttcattaacctgacacgttccacatcattacgaagtgtcatattcatgatccatggaacaagtattaatctaatctaatctatctacTGCTAATACATGAATGGTTGTACTGCCAGAAGACTGCATTAATATCTAAAGACTATCTATGCAGTGCACTAACTGAAGtctaattgattatttttcttccTGGGCTGTTTAGACACTTTCCAGCACATCGCTACCATAAAATTATGTGTGTTACTGATGCCCTGTCTTTTATTAATTAGATTGTGTACCTGCTCCACGACCCATACATGCATACTGCTGCACCTCTAGTTTCCATTCTCTGTCCATCGTTAGTATTCTCTTTCTCTTTTGAATAGGGATGTGGAAGTGAATGAATAATTGCTAGAATAATGGGGAAAATGATCAGAAAGAACagttgaaaaatattttgaaggtaatttatggaattc
Protein-coding sequences here:
- the LOC126331251 gene encoding KAT8 regulatory NSL complex subunit 2-like, whose translation is MQPHTEQHKVYESLKPEEDIFDYYLQDMKEETNTPVKCRCCDHNEYVKTCDMPVSQSDKTNLSEVSFSERNSVEAHIYKEKDHQLFTAEMIPESFFPSFNLLVGNHNSRDIKTMTSKYHENQEIHSEVRDNIYKRYDITSSSQSEYDSDKDSIMSNGILDTEHPPNYSNDCLKNAGIYTLEEVLRITSSKLIRLKYLYKKQLGTLEYHLKEGYRKYLSQKKQEKEMWGSQIFPTLMKHGHPNFEFSKATTRYHQHSSLAKEMRKLHDQRTEAGMAIRKQRFRKCIFTEGGVRCTEQVLPLAKHCIKHILSDSKQILFQACGSVSGEVECRIPVLTVFPNTACVYHTDLKQYSPDKKVTETVVVADKMNDNEPTPMQTEKV